The genome window CATCTGTCCGCATATCAACAGACCGGGCGTTATCGGTACAGTCGGTACGCTCCTCGGCGGCAAAGGCATCAACATCAGCGGCATGCAGGTCAGCAAAACGGAAGACCAAGGCACTAACATCATGGTACTTACGGTAGACAACGATGTACCGCCTGCTGTTATGGAAGAAGTTTTGGCGATCGACGGTATCTTCGGTGCAAAACTCGTAGACTTCCACGCACTCTAAGAAATAAGAGAAAACTGCCGAAGGGACTTTTCCCTCGGCAGTTTTTCGCATGAAAAAGAATGGGTGACTGACACGCCTATGCGAATCATTCAATAACATTCCTACTATTATATAGAAGTAAATGGAGGAACTTATATGAAAAAACGCATCCTCGGTAAAACAGGTCTTGCCGTCACAGAGATCGGCTTCGGTGCACTCCCGCTCCAGCGTTGTACGATGGAAGAAGCAGGCGTCGTCTTAAACGCCGTCTTAGACGCAGGAATCAACTTCATCGACACCGCGCGCGGATACACCGACAGCGAAGAAAAGATAGGCGCGCATATCGCAAACCGCAGAGGCGAATACTATCTTGCGACCAAGACGGTCAAACGGACGAAAGCAGAAGCGGCGGCAGAACTTGAAACGAGCCTCCGTAACCTCAAGACAGACTACATCGACGTATACCAATTCCACAACGTCAAATATCAGTCCGACCTCGATGCAATATTAGCCGAAGGCGGTGCGTATGAAGCTGCTCTCGAAGCCAAAGCACAAGGCAAGATCCGCCATATCGGTATCACAGGTCACGACCCTGCGCTCATGGCAAAAGCTATCGCAACAGGCTTTTTTGAAACAGTACAAGTACCATTCAACTTCATCGAGCAGAACGCGCTCAAAGAACTTATCCCGCTCGCCGAAAAAATGAACATCGGCATCATCGTCATGAAACCCTTGGGCGGCGGTCAGATACAGCAAAAATCGCGCTCGCTTCGATTCATTCTGCAGCATCCTATCACGGTCGCGATCCCCGGCATGGACGAAGTGAAGCAAATTGAAGAAAACATCGCCGCAAGCGATGCCGAGCCACTCACCGAAGCGGAGCTTGCCGAAATGCAGAAAGAAGCCGAAGAACTCGGCCCGAACTTCTGCCGCCGCTGTGCATACTGCGCACCGTGCACCGTCGGCATCGACATCGCACAATGCTTTATCTTCCACCTGCAATACACAGCCTACGGCATGCAGGACTCTATCCCTGCCAGATACGCAGGTCTTGATGTCAAGGCATCTGCCTGCATCGACTGTGGTGTGTGCGAAACGCGTTGTCCGTATGACATTCCGATCCGCGAGCGTCTTCGTCAAGTGGCGAAAGACTTGGGCTAAGCTCCACAGCAAGATATCCGAACCTTGAGGCAAGCTTCGGATATACATGGCAGAACAAAAATGCCGCACCGACCCCGACCATGCTGAACGGTATGCCGACAACGAGCATACTTGCGAGCGAGAACGGGTCACGGTCGACAACTGCAAGAAACGACCCGATGAATAAAAATCCCGCCATCTGCGTCACAAACAGCGGAGCGATGAGCGGGCGCGGGTCTATCTTCATAACGAAGTATCGCACATTAGACCACTCCTTTTAAATAAGAATAAAGTGAGGGAAACCATGAACGACATCTACGATATCGCCATCATCGGAGGCGGTCCCGCGGGACTGTCTGCCGCTCTCACCGCGCGTATCCGCGGGCAAAAAGTCGCCCTGTTCGAACATCTCGACTTCAGTCGTAAGCTGCAGCGCGCCCACGACGTAGACAACTACCTCGGCATGCCGCATCGCACAGGTACGGATATCATGCGCGAGATGGCAGACCATGTACTGGCACACAAGCCCGACGTCATTCGCGAGAAGGTCATCTCCGTATTCCCCGGCAAAAAAGATTTCACCATCGCCTGCAAGGAAGAGATGTACACCGCAAGCGCCGTCATCATTGCGACAGGCGTGACGAGCAGTAAGCTGTTTGATGGCGAAAAACAGCTCCTCGGCAAAGGCGTCAGCTATTGCGCAACGTGTGACGGGATGTTCTTCCGCGGAAAAACAGTCGCCGTCATCTCCTATGGGCAGGAAGGCGAGAGCGATGCCTGCTACCTTGCGAACCTCTGCAAAGAAGTCTACTACATTCCGCAATACCGCGCCGACATGAACCTGCGCGCCGACAATATTATTGTAGAAAACGTCGTCCCGCGCCGCATCGAAGGCGAGAAAAAGACCGAACGACTTGTGACGAACAAAGGCGAACTTGCCGTAGACGGCGTATTTATCATACGCGAATCCGACCCTGTCGAAAACCTTGTCAGAGGACTTACCCTCGACGGTACGCATATCGCCGTCGATCGACAGATGCGCACGAACATCAAAGGGCTCTACGCCTGCGGTGACAATACAGGCAGACCGTATCAGGTATCAAAAGCCGTCGGCGAAGGCCTTGTCGCCGCTCTCAGTGCCGTAGAGTACCTCCACGAACAGGCAAACACAGCCGAATCGTAAAGATAAGGCTCACAAGACCGAGCATCGGCAAGACCGACTGCACCAGCGTCGTAAATCC of Selenomonadales bacterium contains these proteins:
- a CDS encoding ACT domain-containing protein — its product is ICPHINRPGVIGTVGTLLGGKGINISGMQVSKTEDQGTNIMVLTVDNDVPPAVMEEVLAIDGIFGAKLVDFHAL
- a CDS encoding aldo/keto reductase, whose product is MKKRILGKTGLAVTEIGFGALPLQRCTMEEAGVVLNAVLDAGINFIDTARGYTDSEEKIGAHIANRRGEYYLATKTVKRTKAEAAAELETSLRNLKTDYIDVYQFHNVKYQSDLDAILAEGGAYEAALEAKAQGKIRHIGITGHDPALMAKAIATGFFETVQVPFNFIEQNALKELIPLAEKMNIGIIVMKPLGGGQIQQKSRSLRFILQHPITVAIPGMDEVKQIEENIAASDAEPLTEAELAEMQKEAEELGPNFCRRCAYCAPCTVGIDIAQCFIFHLQYTAYGMQDSIPARYAGLDVKASACIDCGVCETRCPYDIPIRERLRQVAKDLG
- a CDS encoding NAD(P)/FAD-dependent oxidoreductase — its product is MNDIYDIAIIGGGPAGLSAALTARIRGQKVALFEHLDFSRKLQRAHDVDNYLGMPHRTGTDIMREMADHVLAHKPDVIREKVISVFPGKKDFTIACKEEMYTASAVIIATGVTSSKLFDGEKQLLGKGVSYCATCDGMFFRGKTVAVISYGQEGESDACYLANLCKEVYYIPQYRADMNLRADNIIVENVVPRRIEGEKKTERLVTNKGELAVDGVFIIRESDPVENLVRGLTLDGTHIAVDRQMRTNIKGLYACGDNTGRPYQVSKAVGEGLVAALSAVEYLHEQANTAES